One Aureibacter tunicatorum DNA segment encodes these proteins:
- a CDS encoding translocation/assembly module TamB domain-containing protein has translation MRRILLNKGELFLQKKLHTEFTVDDIRIDWPNRIIIENLYLPTPQNDTLAHIGLLDAKIHLLDLLDKEIKTHHLIARNVSGTLIRKDSIFNFQFIIDAFSSNEVKKKETSSSKSGTALKISPHNIDLQNIQFNMLDDVSGLDMKVNAGKLGMDKGHINFYTKKYYVDNTFCNNISVDMSISKQTNNSQIQSKTTNPLDSINIINTHDFIVLVKNIDFNNISYNLDLPDTKLNLKTSLSNATGKKIKVNISKATTHADLFEVEKPNIQLQMDIPPSSPTSKKTTSNSTNSFSWSNFPWQTEIKSFNITEGEFKMDNISYPDTSKSMDFNHLNLTNMNIEWKDMYIFNDNYRMNLVHSSFMEKSGLFLKEFKLKGEILKEKATFEDIEIFTNNSKIQSKLLISYDNIDDVFLAKNLKSPRLNLTINPSTINLKDISYLFSNKFINDSSKSVIKAKGTIKKSNSSAEAKNILLTLNDSSIMKLSVNVTNPFDSLKKMGIDAKLDTLHLRKIDLEPFMPDNLSINLPKTINGKLKIDGNYNSLKSGLRLFTEYGSVTVKTRMVNGYFINDLSLNQINLKEILENESLGYLNFHGIASGYVGSKLYNIHLKSIIKNIEFNKYNYTNIHINSLLNPEKVNALITSVESGNKMNLSLDLDSLKYIPAINLSGNIDDLDIITSEKGDTSVLKTTFKAKSNGISLLKNNSNLDISTFSFHQGKNKIDFENLNAQINLDSMKANMLISSPFLEMDFNSIGSLPNITEQLKHLFQTRQFAHDSLLQDNSSSSYSLNGKIKSDFLLKTGYLDFLDTLSNIDFTSKFNQKSELFNLNISMPSLSIDSIEFDSTNLTLSNHKKKIELNYITKDISVQDSINLGQIQFEGKYINDTSNYRFQIINKKKQNRVDIKGKLITNNGDIINTFNDKMIISKRLWEIPKNNEIKIDSNGVSFQHFKITSGESYIEIEDSILHNKNKFLSVKINQIDLDSITYIPEIDKWLVGGELSTKISQSKKEVTGLVEINHLGFLNNRIGNLSLDLKTDTVQNITYNLHTSLISKITAIKSHVSFSKDNINGYLNINNLNLNKLCQFPPFNNYVKDTEGMVNAQLTIKGKSDAPEINGFLELKEIKSTYKDLNSPLYIKYNKILFEDRKVEINDLTIEDNQKHTIKANGIIDLEKLSDPEFNIKTVADNFTVMKSTEKDNPIYYGDLIISNKSEITGKLSKLEVQTTTTIEKGSHVYYVNSESGLSKIESSEGIVYFTNQLDTVTNIPENSEWQNFPKLSLDLDLKANISINQETKISIILDPISQDQINIEGGGNLSFLYGNNNSLTGTFEVNEGSYQLRLYGIIDKTFNLKKGSTVTWTGDPLNPDLKLTALYKIRTSPYPLLTLNSNSAAPDNATTKSQTFYVLMYINGTPEKPEIKFELEYPDNIPGNTADPTIQAAINEVNSSPNQVNKQAFSLILFQTFASSSLLESGGTSSIKGTLSSFVTQQLNNISSDLLKTKGTELNFNFDTYDEYSEAGRQGRSDLNVSVKQRLFNDRLTIQVGSYIRLNDTENSNDVNSIAGNVEIEYKITEDGKYAVRIYREQAAELVFSPDVIKTGFFFIYKKIIEEKKKKKKEKQK, from the coding sequence TTGAGAAGAATCTTGCTTAACAAAGGAGAATTGTTTCTTCAAAAAAAATTACATACTGAATTTACTGTAGATGATATCAGAATTGACTGGCCGAATAGGATAATCATTGAAAACTTATACCTGCCCACTCCGCAAAATGACACACTTGCCCATATAGGACTCCTTGACGCCAAAATTCATCTTTTAGATCTACTGGATAAAGAAATCAAAACCCATCACCTGATTGCTAGAAATGTCAGTGGAACACTTATTCGAAAAGACTCTATTTTCAATTTCCAATTCATTATTGACGCCTTCTCATCAAATGAAGTAAAGAAAAAAGAAACTTCTTCCTCAAAAAGCGGCACAGCACTCAAAATAAGTCCTCACAACATTGATTTGCAGAATATTCAATTCAATATGCTCGATGACGTATCCGGATTAGATATGAAAGTGAATGCTGGAAAATTAGGCATGGATAAAGGGCATATAAATTTCTACACAAAAAAATACTATGTCGATAATACTTTCTGCAATAATATTTCTGTAGACATGTCTATTTCAAAACAGACAAATAATAGCCAAATTCAATCAAAAACGACAAATCCACTAGATTCAATAAATATAATCAATACGCATGATTTTATAGTATTAGTAAAAAATATAGACTTTAATAATATTTCCTACAACCTTGATCTTCCCGATACTAAACTTAATCTCAAAACATCTCTAAGCAATGCTACCGGAAAAAAAATAAAGGTTAATATTAGCAAAGCAACCACTCACGCAGATTTATTTGAAGTTGAGAAGCCCAATATACAACTTCAAATGGATATTCCTCCCTCATCCCCTACTTCCAAAAAAACTACTTCAAATTCAACAAACTCTTTCAGTTGGTCAAATTTTCCATGGCAGACAGAAATTAAATCTTTCAATATCACTGAGGGAGAGTTTAAAATGGATAATATCAGTTATCCGGACACATCAAAAAGCATGGATTTCAATCATCTGAATTTGACTAATATGAACATTGAATGGAAAGACATGTACATATTCAATGACAACTATCGAATGAATCTTGTCCATTCTTCATTTATGGAAAAGTCAGGCTTATTCCTTAAAGAATTTAAATTAAAAGGAGAAATATTAAAAGAAAAAGCAACATTTGAAGACATTGAAATATTCACAAATAACAGTAAAATACAATCTAAACTACTTATTTCATACGATAATATCGACGATGTCTTTCTTGCAAAGAACTTAAAATCGCCTCGTCTAAACTTAACTATTAACCCATCTACGATCAATCTTAAAGATATTTCTTACTTATTCAGCAATAAATTCATTAATGACTCTTCTAAAAGCGTCATCAAAGCTAAAGGAACAATCAAAAAATCAAACTCTTCCGCTGAGGCAAAAAATATACTTTTAACATTGAATGACAGCAGTATAATGAAGCTATCTGTCAATGTCACCAATCCATTTGATTCATTGAAAAAAATGGGCATTGATGCGAAATTAGATACTTTGCATTTAAGAAAAATAGATTTGGAGCCTTTTATGCCTGATAACTTAAGTATAAATCTACCCAAAACAATCAATGGGAAACTCAAAATTGATGGAAATTACAATTCGTTAAAATCCGGGCTCCGTTTATTCACCGAATATGGTTCTGTCACTGTTAAAACAAGAATGGTTAATGGCTATTTTATCAATGATCTCAGTCTCAATCAAATTAATTTAAAAGAAATACTAGAAAACGAGTCATTAGGATATTTAAACTTTCATGGAATAGCTAGCGGATATGTTGGTTCAAAACTATATAATATTCACCTGAAGTCAATTATTAAAAATATTGAGTTCAATAAATACAACTATACAAATATACATATCAACTCTCTTTTAAATCCGGAAAAGGTAAATGCATTAATCACTTCAGTAGAGTCAGGCAATAAAATGAATTTATCCCTAGATTTGGATAGCTTAAAATACATTCCGGCCATAAATTTATCAGGAAATATTGATGATCTTGATATAATCACATCAGAAAAGGGTGATACAAGTGTTCTAAAGACTACTTTCAAAGCTAAATCAAATGGAATAAGCTTATTGAAAAACAATTCAAATTTAGACATTTCAACTTTTTCCTTTCATCAAGGAAAAAATAAAATAGACTTTGAAAATCTTAACGCTCAAATAAACTTAGATAGCATGAAAGCGAACATGCTCATCTCCTCCCCTTTTCTTGAAATGGATTTTAATTCGATCGGTTCATTGCCAAATATCACAGAACAATTAAAACATCTCTTTCAGACACGGCAATTCGCACATGACAGTCTACTTCAAGACAATAGCTCCTCCAGTTATTCATTAAATGGAAAAATAAAAAGCGACTTTTTATTGAAAACAGGCTATTTGGATTTTTTAGATACTCTATCAAATATTGATTTCACCTCAAAATTTAATCAAAAATCAGAGTTATTCAATCTGAATATTAGCATGCCCTCACTAAGCATTGATTCGATTGAATTTGATTCAACTAATTTAACATTGTCAAACCACAAAAAAAAGATAGAACTCAACTATATAACAAAAGATATTTCAGTTCAAGATTCAATTAATCTAGGGCAAATTCAATTTGAGGGAAAATATATCAATGATACATCTAATTATCGTTTTCAAATAATCAACAAGAAAAAGCAAAACCGAGTAGATATCAAAGGCAAGCTTATTACAAATAATGGGGATATCATAAATACATTTAATGATAAAATGATTATAAGCAAACGCCTTTGGGAAATTCCAAAAAATAATGAAATAAAAATTGACTCTAATGGTGTCTCATTTCAACATTTCAAAATAACCAGCGGTGAAAGTTATATTGAAATCGAAGACTCTATTTTACATAATAAAAACAAATTCCTTTCTGTAAAAATAAATCAAATAGACCTTGATTCAATTACATACATCCCTGAAATTGATAAATGGTTAGTTGGAGGAGAATTAAGCACGAAAATTTCGCAAAGCAAAAAAGAGGTAACAGGTCTCGTTGAAATCAATCACCTTGGTTTTTTAAATAATCGGATCGGTAATTTATCTCTTGACTTAAAGACCGACACGGTACAAAACATCACCTACAATCTTCACACAAGTCTTATTTCAAAAATCACAGCAATTAAAAGCCATGTGTCATTTTCAAAAGACAATATTAATGGGTACTTGAATATCAATAATTTAAACTTAAATAAACTTTGCCAATTCCCTCCTTTTAACAATTATGTAAAAGACACCGAAGGAATGGTAAATGCCCAATTAACGATAAAAGGCAAAAGCGATGCTCCTGAAATCAATGGCTTTTTAGAATTAAAAGAAATTAAAAGTACATACAAAGATCTAAACTCTCCATTATACATCAAATACAACAAAATTCTCTTTGAAGATAGAAAGGTTGAAATCAATGACTTAACAATAGAAGATAATCAAAAACATACAATCAAAGCCAATGGCATTATAGACTTAGAGAAATTAAGTGACCCTGAATTTAATATCAAAACTGTCGCCGATAATTTTACTGTGATGAAGTCTACAGAAAAAGACAATCCTATCTATTATGGAGACCTTATTATAAGCAATAAGAGTGAAATTACTGGGAAATTATCAAAATTAGAAGTTCAAACGACCACAACTATCGAAAAAGGCAGTCATGTATATTATGTTAATTCTGAAAGTGGTTTATCCAAAATTGAAAGCTCAGAAGGAATAGTGTATTTCACTAATCAATTAGATACTGTAACTAATATTCCCGAAAATTCAGAATGGCAAAACTTCCCTAAATTATCACTTGATCTTGACTTAAAAGCCAATATAAGTATCAACCAAGAAACAAAAATTAGCATTATCCTTGATCCTATATCTCAAGATCAGATCAATATTGAAGGAGGTGGTAATTTGAGCTTTTTATATGGTAATAACAATTCGCTAACAGGAACCTTTGAAGTTAACGAAGGAAGCTATCAATTAAGACTATATGGAATTATTGATAAAACATTCAATTTAAAAAAGGGCAGCACAGTTACTTGGACTGGAGATCCTCTTAATCCTGATTTGAAACTTACTGCATTATATAAAATCAGAACATCCCCATACCCTCTATTAACTCTAAATTCAAATTCCGCCGCGCCTGATAATGCAACAACAAAGTCACAAACATTTTATGTCTTAATGTATATCAATGGAACACCTGAAAAGCCTGAGATAAAATTTGAGTTAGAATATCCTGATAATATCCCTGGAAATACCGCAGATCCAACAATTCAAGCGGCAATAAATGAAGTTAATAGTTCGCCTAATCAAGTAAATAAACAAGCTTTTTCACTCATACTTTTCCAAACCTTCGCAAGCAGCTCTTTATTGGAATCGGGAGGGACTAGCTCAATAAAAGGAACTCTAAGCTCATTTGTAACGCAACAATTAAACAATATTTCAAGTGATTTATTGAAGACAAAAGGTACCGAACTGAACTTTAATTTCGATACCTATGACGAATATTCAGAAGCAGGAAGGCAAGGAAGATCTGATTTGAATGTTTCTGTAAAACAAAGATTATTCAATGACAGGCTGACAATACAAGTCGGTAGTTATATCAGACTGAACGATACTGAAAACTCCAATGATGTAAATAGTATTGCTGGTAATGTAGAAATTGAATACAAAATTACTGAAGATGGGAAATACGCTGTTAGAATATATCGCGAGCAAGCTGCTGAATTAGTTTTTAGTCCAGATGTCATAAAAACTGGCTTCTTCTTCATTTACAAAAAAATAATAGAAGAAAAAAAGAAGAAGAAAAAAGAAAAACAGAAATAA
- a CDS encoding DUF3078 domain-containing protein, translating to MKQILLLTFLLFTIGSLNAQDQDSTTTNQPPKIWTSNGNLLGNISGVSLNNWSAGGSSSISYEIGLLYNINRDTKISLWKTQFDLGYGRTYLQDTEFPNRKSQDRLIINTNYTYKLTKHWGVAALVNFQTQFDTGVQFTDNDTGGLDEKEISYFMAPAYLTPSIGMQYNKGEELSILLAPVAGKMTFVLSDTLSNQGAYGVKEGKKFRSEIGPNIYATYNKEVLKNTVINTTLILFADYKRISEIDVNWKFDLVLKVNEYFNTSFGTQLIYDEDIDVPRDEGGLGPALQARFALSIGINLGI from the coding sequence ATGAAACAAATTTTACTTTTAACTTTCCTCCTATTTACTATTGGGAGTTTAAATGCTCAAGATCAAGATAGCACGACCACTAACCAACCTCCTAAAATTTGGACAAGCAATGGAAACTTGCTAGGTAATATATCTGGAGTAAGCTTAAACAACTGGTCAGCAGGTGGAAGCAGTTCAATCTCTTATGAAATAGGCTTACTATACAATATAAACAGAGATACTAAAATTTCCTTATGGAAAACTCAATTCGACTTAGGTTATGGACGCACGTACCTACAAGACACAGAGTTTCCTAACAGAAAATCGCAAGACCGTCTTATAATCAATACCAACTATACTTATAAATTAACAAAGCATTGGGGTGTAGCCGCACTTGTTAATTTCCAAACTCAATTTGATACGGGTGTCCAGTTTACTGATAATGATACAGGAGGACTTGATGAAAAAGAAATTTCATACTTCATGGCTCCTGCGTACCTTACTCCTTCTATTGGTATGCAATATAACAAAGGTGAAGAGCTTTCAATACTATTAGCGCCTGTAGCTGGTAAAATGACTTTTGTATTAAGCGATACACTTTCCAATCAAGGCGCATACGGGGTAAAAGAAGGTAAAAAATTCCGTTCAGAAATAGGTCCAAATATATATGCTACTTATAATAAAGAAGTTTTAAAAAACACTGTAATCAATACAACGCTTATATTATTCGCTGATTATAAAAGAATAAGTGAAATTGATGTAAACTGGAAATTTGACTTAGTATTAAAAGTTAACGAATACTTCAATACTTCATTTGGAACCCAGCTTATCTATGATGAAGATATAGATGTCCCAAGAGATGAAGGTGGACTTGGTCCAGCCTTGCAAGCAAGGTTTGCACTTTCCATTGGTATCAATCTCGGAATATAA
- a CDS encoding ABC1 kinase family protein has translation MEKNIAAPSISNRERYLQIIKLMVKYGFEDLVANSSFRSVLEKNAFKAKSRNFLEFNRYERIRMLLEEMGSTFVKMGQILSNRADILPIELITELEKLQDQVKPIDIDPIETISKSLGFHINEVLESFDETPLAAASISQVYTARLATGEKVIFKVLRPGIEPIIKSDISVLRDLLKLVKLNFPQIEKYKPDEMINSFERSILRELNYSLEKNNISRFAKQFESNKNIYTPKVYDKYSNRNVLCMEFIDGIKINDSQKLEEMKIDPVQLSKNLFHNYMDQIFIHGFFHSDPHPGNLFIIDKDKICFIDYGMMGFLLEEDQNNLIELIFHFLNKNPKKIVSSIEKLAVKVSIKDPKHFEYEIAQILYDMNSSVSEIDGQYLSEEFIKILYKNSIQLPPYAYHLARSLSIILGIALELYPDFNPTVHLKPMAKKILFKKYNSGFLMNQTLQMGMEMFSTMSSFPGDMKKIIAKASKGEFRMELEHKGLSKLQDRFEKVANRIIISIILASTIIGSSLVMHANIPPYIGSVSIIGISGFAFSALLGLLLIVSIIKNKMF, from the coding sequence ATGGAAAAAAATATTGCGGCTCCTTCTATATCCAACAGAGAAAGATATCTTCAAATCATAAAACTAATGGTAAAATATGGATTTGAAGATCTAGTGGCCAACTCCTCCTTCAGAAGCGTGTTGGAAAAAAATGCTTTCAAAGCTAAGAGTCGTAATTTTTTAGAATTCAACAGGTACGAACGCATTAGAATGCTTCTGGAAGAAATGGGGTCAACTTTCGTCAAGATGGGACAAATTCTCAGCAATAGAGCGGATATTTTACCTATTGAATTAATCACTGAACTGGAAAAACTTCAAGATCAAGTAAAGCCAATTGATATTGATCCAATTGAAACAATATCAAAAAGTCTAGGCTTCCATATAAATGAAGTGCTTGAAAGCTTTGATGAAACCCCATTGGCTGCCGCTTCAATTTCACAGGTGTATACAGCTCGATTGGCAACTGGAGAAAAAGTTATTTTCAAAGTATTAAGACCTGGAATTGAGCCAATCATTAAATCAGATATATCCGTATTAAGAGATTTATTAAAACTTGTCAAGCTTAACTTTCCGCAAATCGAGAAATACAAGCCCGACGAAATGATTAATTCTTTCGAAAGAAGCATTCTCCGAGAATTAAACTATAGCCTAGAAAAAAATAATATTTCTAGATTTGCAAAACAATTCGAATCCAACAAAAATATTTACACGCCAAAAGTTTACGATAAATACTCCAACAGAAATGTTTTATGCATGGAATTCATTGATGGCATTAAAATCAATGATAGCCAAAAGCTAGAGGAAATGAAAATTGATCCTGTTCAATTAAGCAAGAACCTCTTCCATAATTATATGGATCAAATCTTCATTCACGGATTTTTTCACTCCGATCCGCATCCCGGAAATTTATTTATTATCGACAAGGACAAAATATGCTTCATTGATTATGGCATGATGGGGTTTCTCTTAGAGGAAGATCAAAATAATTTGATTGAACTCATATTCCATTTTCTTAATAAAAACCCTAAGAAAATCGTTTCATCTATAGAAAAACTGGCTGTCAAAGTAAGTATCAAGGACCCGAAGCATTTTGAATACGAAATAGCGCAAATCCTTTATGATATGAATAGTTCCGTCAGTGAAATTGATGGACAATATCTAAGTGAAGAGTTCATAAAAATTCTTTATAAAAATTCCATCCAGTTACCTCCTTACGCTTACCATTTGGCTAGATCATTAAGTATTATCCTAGGCATTGCTTTGGAACTCTACCCTGACTTCAACCCAACAGTTCATTTAAAGCCGATGGCCAAGAAAATTCTTTTTAAAAAATATAATTCCGGTTTTCTGATGAATCAAACTCTCCAAATGGGAATGGAAATGTTTTCCACCATGAGCTCCTTTCCTGGCGATATGAAGAAGATCATTGCCAAAGCTTCCAAAGGGGAGTTTAGAATGGAATTAGAACACAAAGGCCTTTCAAAACTTCAAGATCGATTTGAAAAAGTTGCCAACAGAATCATAATATCCATCATTCTTGCATCTACGATCATCGGCTCTTCGCTAGTCATGCATGCTAATATTCCTCCTTATATTGGATCTGTTTCAATCATAGGGATTTCAGGATTTGCCTTTAGCGCATTACTAGGATTATTATTAATTGTTTCCATAATAAAAAATAAAATGTTCTAA
- a CDS encoding exonuclease domain-containing protein produces MRTFLFYDIETTGLSHSFDQIVQFAAIRTDMDFMVLEQHDITVALRKDIRPNPEAILVTKLDLKDYEGEYTEYEAVREIHKLFNKPGTISIGYNTLGFDDEFIRFNFYRNLLDMYSHQFRDNCSRADILYMLIFYFLYRKDFIKWPQDNEGKYSMKLEKISELNQFATGMAHDALVDVKATVALAERMKSDDSLWKYCLANYDKKTDKERTNSFWKDHLGIQIALYLDLRRGSALGYQTPVTYLGENSFQQGLMLALDRLDFASLSEEELFSSQLIIRKKWGEPGFIVPYAKRTQEHYDAERLQLIARNAVWLVDNSNEFHQLKEYWQNYTYPVVEEADIDTRLYMDGFWSAADKNICRSFHFADTCEEKRDVLANVSNPNILELGKRLIYRNYSQQELGLSLSDDADKFFKKFARNEMLDYRGIARKSFEEIVQEYEDKMSQELDSTNFELLRNALNVLKSYTVS; encoded by the coding sequence ATGAGAACATTTTTATTTTATGATATTGAGACTACAGGTCTGAGCCATTCGTTTGATCAGATTGTTCAATTTGCTGCTATAAGGACTGATATGGATTTCATGGTATTGGAGCAACATGATATTACAGTCGCTTTAAGAAAAGACATCCGGCCTAATCCCGAGGCTATTTTAGTGACAAAATTGGATTTGAAAGATTATGAAGGTGAATACACAGAATATGAAGCCGTAAGAGAAATTCATAAACTATTCAACAAGCCGGGTACCATTAGTATAGGTTATAATACATTGGGTTTTGATGACGAGTTTATCAGATTTAATTTTTATAGAAATTTGCTGGATATGTATAGTCATCAGTTTCGTGATAATTGCTCTAGAGCTGATATACTTTATATGTTGATTTTCTATTTTTTATATAGAAAGGATTTTATAAAATGGCCGCAAGATAACGAAGGCAAGTATTCTATGAAGTTGGAGAAAATCAGTGAATTGAATCAATTTGCTACAGGAATGGCTCATGATGCATTGGTGGATGTCAAGGCGACTGTTGCTTTGGCGGAAAGAATGAAATCAGATGATAGTTTATGGAAGTACTGTCTGGCTAATTATGATAAAAAAACGGATAAGGAACGCACCAATTCATTTTGGAAAGATCATTTAGGTATTCAAATTGCTTTATACCTTGACTTAAGAAGGGGAAGTGCTTTAGGCTATCAAACGCCTGTTACTTACTTGGGTGAGAATTCTTTTCAACAAGGCTTGATGTTGGCTCTTGATAGGCTTGATTTTGCTTCTTTATCTGAGGAAGAGTTGTTTTCCTCTCAGCTGATTATTAGGAAAAAATGGGGAGAACCAGGCTTTATAGTCCCATATGCTAAAAGAACGCAGGAACATTATGATGCTGAGAGACTACAGTTGATAGCTCGCAATGCTGTTTGGCTTGTTGATAATTCTAATGAATTTCATCAGCTTAAAGAGTATTGGCAAAACTATACTTATCCAGTAGTGGAAGAAGCTGATATAGATACAAGATTGTATATGGATGGTTTTTGGTCGGCTGCAGATAAGAATATATGTCGATCTTTTCATTTTGCTGATACCTGCGAAGAAAAACGAGATGTATTGGCGAATGTGTCTAATCCTAATATTTTGGAATTAGGAAAAAGATTGATTTATAGAAATTACTCGCAACAAGAGTTGGGCTTAAGCTTGAGCGATGATGCGGACAAGTTTTTTAAAAAATTTGCTAGAAATGAGATGTTGGATTATCGAGGTATTGCAAGAAAATCATTTGAGGAAATAGTTCAAGAGTATGAAGATAAAATGAGTCAGGAATTGGATTCCACTAATTTTGAGCTTTTAAGAAATGCTTTGAATGTGTTGAAGTCTTATACTGTTTCATGA